A window of Apium graveolens cultivar Ventura unplaced genomic scaffold, ASM990537v1 ctg1677, whole genome shotgun sequence genomic DNA:
gatagatccgcagtgtcttcatcaatttgagatatattccttgaggattcattgaacgcaatattgatggattcttctactttgttcttgacagaattataaacgcgataagctttgcttgtagtagaatatcccaagaagaTTCCTTCCGTAGATTTTGCATCGAACTTAcctcgattattttgagtatctaaaataaaacacttggaaccaaatactcgaaaataactaatgttaggagtccttttcttaagcaattcatatggagttttaagcaaaataggacgaataagtactctatttaaaacataacaggaagtgtgtaccgcttcagcccaaaattttcttggaagcttacACTCATGCAGTAGAGTTTTGGCAGCTTCCTGTAAAGTCCCGTTCTTGCGTTCTACTTCTCCGTTTTGCTGAGGAGTtcgaggagctgagaattcatgagtgattcctctcgatttgcagaaggttatgaaatccttctcgaattcacctccatgatcactacgaatagtcttgagcttaaatgaatacttagtctcaaggttagtaataagatccttaaactcaacaaaagcttcatccttagttcgtaaaaataataccaagtaaacgagaataatcatcaactataacaaatcataattcttacctcccaaacttacatacctttctggaccaaaaagatctagatgaaggagctgcaaaggaacataagttgatactttattcttagcagtaaaggatgttttcacctgttttccaagTTGGCAAGCTGTACAAGGTTCTGTTTTCTTGTACTTCAACTTTGGTAGACCTCGTaccagatcatgagaagatatcttccgaaaaagatccatgtgaacatgaCCTAGACGTTGATGCCAAAGATTCTGCTGATCTTGAACAGTAGCAAGACAAATTTCCTCCtgctgttcatcaaaatctaacacgaaaatatttcctttccttttggcaactaaagcaaactcATTAGTCTGAGTACCAATATAACATACATCTTTATCGAACTTAACCTTATGACCAacatcagtaagttgacttacactaataagattatttttcaaaccatcaactaaagAAACATTAAATAAcaaacctgtcattaccaatggtgtcttttccaataattctgacggtgtttgaatctccaagagtaactaagccaccttccttggcaactagagatagaaacttggatttatcacctgtcatgtgacgtgaacaaccactgtcgatgatccatttatttcgTGGAACATGGACCTTCAAACAGACCTGCAATAATTGctttatctcttaggtacccacttaaccttgggtcctggttggttagtatcacaaatcttatataaatgtctatctgatttcttaatccacatctgGACAATATTAACAGATgtattagcagatttatatctagtagatgatttataagatgagttagaagggtggcccttgataccacataatctagattcagatgtagggtggccagctttgccacaatctcgacatttctcataaggcatcttatattttataggagctcgcttataccctccttgaaatgcacgtttcttgattgattcacatcctaaacctcctttatcaagagaagatttttgttctccaagaagagcattcaaagttccttctccatggaaacatttagctaaatccttttcaagctgttcgactttctgctttaattcaggaaccaggggatcaggagcactgtcttctttaacggtttctggatcaacagatattgactctttcttcaaggcttcaaggcatacatctttcatctcaatctcatttttgagatatagattttcttcagtaagttttgaaaccctttcaagcAAGGATTTGTTCTCTGCAACCAAGGCTTCTTCCTTCATGGggtcatccatttcactaagaacttcacttaatgcttgttttaaataagcattcttttcttttaactTCTTAACCTGGACCTGCAAATTCAACATGgatgaagatatatttgaattatacttaatattctgtacctcatcattatcacttgagttgtcctctagtccaacaaagcaaagttgagcaacttcatcgtctgaatcgatctccacatcagattcatcatcactccagtaattaatgccttctttttgttcttcagcttgtagcagtcctttttgaagtgccctttctttccacactcaaaacaGGTATcctttttttgatttgttttactctccttgctcggattagatttgaagtccttTTTTGGAAACTATGAGTTCATAGGTCATTTGGAAgcattccgtttggcaagaaatttatgaaacttctttgttagaagagcaatctcttcatcagaatcatcaggagactcgtctgcatctgcattaagtgcaagagttttcttacgaggagcttcatcttcttcatcatatctgcatagctgattttcgaattcttccaattcactgaacagtgttagagtatccatagtcgaaagcagtgttgaatcctgcagaatggtaacctttggagcaaacttctttggtattgctctgaggattttcctattaatctcagattgaggaatgatcctttccagaagtgagatagagttcatcaatgtcagaaacctcccttgagcatctcgcacgctttcatctctttccaacctgaaaccttcatagtcactcattagcatacttaattttacttcacgtaccttagacgtgccttcgtggctgactttgattgtatcccaaatctgtttggcaatagtacatgctgaaacttttcttaattctgtagctacAAAGCCATTGATaagtgagttcatagctttagcattggaattcattgcgttcacttcttcgggagaaagatccttgagagattttCGCTTCCCTTCTTTTATCGGAATTGTgaaaccattttctacagcatcccattcgAATGCGTCACGCTGGAAAAAGATCTTCATCCGaaacttccagtcattgtagttttcagcaccatgaagcagtggtggataattgtttgaatacctatctggttgagccatggatcgctagcaaaataaacactaaaaagagatttaaatgcacctgctcttataccaaatgaaattcgatggctcgatagataatattatattctaactgtcaaggtaaatgggacagtctcttatgcaaatgggacagtccctttacaaatgagacaataatgggacagtctcaattaactGCAGAAAGTAAAATGCAGAAATaaaaatgcagaatgctgaaaactgaaaagtaaaaacaccagaagttttcacttggttcggcccctacacctagtctatggcctacatccaagtccccatgccaactagcatagagaatgtattatatccacttaaaacaaagtacttacaaactttccttgattacaaacttggctcacttgaaagaaacctttccctagcacacagctacctaacacaaagctacttggccttcctgttgtaatcaacctcccacaacccgggacaagtgatataatacaTGATTCAAATACAATAATGTAATgtgaaagtttacaactcaaCTAAGCTTCTTGTTTGACTGGATATTCAAGAGATATAAAACAAGAATGGTTTTCAGATTATAAAGATAGAAATGGAATCATTAGGTGTAATCTGAGAATATGAGATGTGTCTTCTTCTTAAATAGAATATTCAAGAGAATGGAATAAGAAGAGTTTTTTAGAGAATAAAGATAGAACGTGGAATAAGCACTCTTATTGAATCTGAAAAATAAGATGTGTATTTATACACACAAATCTAAcgggtttgattttcaaaacaaagaagagataagattggataatctatttgtttgaaaatatttgaataagtcTTTGTAAAACAACCCGTTAGTTGGTTGTAAAAGATAAACCTTAGAAAGGATAAGATTAGAATAGTTCAAATAGGTTTATCAAGATAGAGTTTGTTTTGAAGAGAAACTTGTTTACCCAGTCAAATAGAATTACACCAAACCCTATCACTTGCAACAACTAAGTCCCATAATCTGCATTCTCTATGTACATCTTGAATTAGGTCATCATAAGAAATCTGCAAATCAACAAGGATGTGGTTTGGTTGTAACACCAATCCAGTTTTTGTGCCACGTCCTCCTTTGTACCACAATGTTGTAGGTCGGTTTCCTCAACCAGGGTTAGGTGCAAACTTGGGTCCTATCCGGAATGTATTGGAAAATCCCGATGCTGATTTAAGTGAATTTTTGGAGGAATGCAGGTGGTGGATGGTTGCGAGGAGACCACCTTATGTTGCACCAGAAGATCGAACAATCTTTTTAACATTCTCCAAAGGCTACTACCTCCCTGAATCGGATATTCGAGAATTCTTCATAAggtataaaattaatttaatatgtAATATTCATCCAGATGTATGCAAATCCATAACTATACTATATATAGTGTTGAAAATTTGTTTATGTGGTGAGTAAGTAAATATATGTTTACATGCCTTTCCTCTGTGTTTAGGATTTTTGGCGATTTCATTGAAGTCATGTACATGCAAGATGTGTCGAGTGATGAACAACCATTGTACGCTAGAATGGTTTGCCGTTCTTCGTCCGTCATTCCACACATTGCTCCTCCCGGAAAAAAGACCAAGTACTCCATTTATGGGAAGCAAGTCTGGGCCAAAAAGTATATCAAGAGAAGTCACGAGTCCACTTCTGATGATTAGTAAAAAAACATCTGAACTAGCCTTTTTTTCACGTTTATGTTAAAGTTGGTGGCTTGTGGTAAATGTTTCACCACTTTTTAATATTGAAAACTTGTATTTTTGAAGAAGATACATCATGTTGTTCAAGTTTATTATCTTAAGAATTTTTTTCTGAAATAAATTGAATTAATCAGTCTCATGTTGAAAGTACAAAGTTACTTGTAATAGATCGAGCCATATAGAAAATGAGATATGattaataatatttataactacaataacatatagaaatattttattaatatattaattaatataatattgCACCATACTACACTCTTTTTCCGACCATGAATTCTAATTTAAAGATGCACATGAAAGGTGAACAATCATAAAAAAGATGGCCACAACATATTCTCTACATAATCAAAATTTTTACTTAATAAATAGATTTTAAAATCATAATCTAGACAACTGACAAACAACCAGAGTCTATGTATCATATCCTAGTCTAGATCATTGTCAGAGTCTATGTATGAGAGTAAATTATCCGAGTCGCCAGATCATCCTAAGTCTATATATATCATCTAACGATAAAAATTAAGAAATTAATGATGTTTTGAAGGCAAATCTTAGAGATATCCTCGAATTATTTTATGTAAACGGAAAAAAAAATCAGATAAAGTTGAAAGAAATACATCTGAGAGAGCTTTTAATAAAGTCAGAAATAGTGCGTGATTTCATGTAATTTATCGAACTTATGGTTTAATAGAAAAAGCTATAATAAATATTGTTAGTTAATACTTTCTGTCATTCATTGtaatatttttcaaatttattcTAAATTCTGATTTAGTTTAAATAGAATAGCTATTGATGTTTTTGCCACCTTTGATAGTTTTTTAATCctaatttatataatacaaaCAAGGTTAGacatttttttatgttttttacaATAATATTAGAAgacttaaaaagaaaaaaaggcATGAAAGTTAGTTAACTTATGTCCATCAGTTCTTGTACAAGTAATTCTACTAATGCTGCACAAATATCCCAATAATATACAAGTCAAGATGAAATTATCTTAAGTTATCTTACCTATTACTCCGCCACACACCTCTAACTCACCCAGAATTGATAATCTACAAAaacattttattaaaaataaaaaataacgaAGATGCTCTTGACTACCGAtaacaaattttgaaaataatggTTGTGTCAAACTTGGAATGATGGAATAATGTGTGGACTTAGGAGCTCCGATGAAAAACtagtaaaattttattttagttgtCCGTTATTTGATTATGTGCGTGTATAGATATATCCGATGCAATTGTCGATTATTTGTGTGTGTGCATATTCATACGAacacacacagacacacacacatatatatatatatatatatatataaattttcaaattttattttttactaCTTAATTTTTGTATATGTTTGTATACCGTGTTTAGTATGGTTGTAATGATTTACTAGGTGTATCTAATCACCTTGTTTTAATCTTGACTAGTAATTTTCTTTCAAGAAGCCTGAGACAAAACAACAAAAAAACTATGATGTCCTGGAAGCTCCTGCAAATTAGAAATATCCAATTGTCAAATTTTTTTTGTTGAGGACACACAACGCGATTTGTACATTACACTATCTAACCCCCCGATATTtcccaatcttaaaacattttattgaaaggagCCATAATAATTGATACCCTATTGATTCTATTCCCCAAATTCATTTGGGCAGGAACACTCAAAACACACTTTAACACATAACTTTAGTCTTATTAATACATAAAAACATTTATCgcttctgaatttagaatagagAAAACTTGTCTATTTTAAAAATCTGCACATACGGACAGGTTAAAACATCTAgttattctgaacatagaatagtgAAAGAAGTACTTGTATAATTATAAGTAATGAGTTTGATacgtaaaacatttaactattttgAAAGTAGAATTGACGAGGGAATACATGCGTAAAGCTAAACATATTAACATGCAAATATTTTTACTATTATGATATTAATAATGAGGGTAAAACACTTGCCTTTGGTCCTTAAAATTATGCGCACTCGCATTTAACACAACAATCTCATTCTGACATCTCATGACATCATCATATTTTATTCCCTCAAGTCTCTTTATCTGCCGCTCATGTCGTTGCTACAAACCCAGCATGCATTACCATTCAAATATTTTCTTTTGACTTCAACGTTTGGTCATGATAGTCTAgaacgatccgcatctataattataAGATACATCTTTAATCATCtacacgataattactcgacAAACTCCTTTTCTAACATTCTATCTTCTATCCATACGATAGTccacacataattaaaatatttaagcATAAGAATCTTAAATCATGTAGGCACATAATTCaaataacacataaacacataattcaAGCAACATGTAATTCAATTTTTCAATCGATTCAGtttggtatgtttaaaactgaaatcaagCCAAAATACGACTTTTGGTAAATACGCCACATAGAAATGTTTACAAAATAAGCGACCATTCGACACAACAggatttaggtctcgaaagtatttttaatggaagcCGAATATTTTTCAGAGTCTAGATGCGTTTCGTTTTGTACTAAACAGAC
This region includes:
- the LOC141700038 gene encoding uncharacterized protein LOC141700038 — protein: MWFGCNTNPVFVPRPPLYHNVVGRFPQPGLGANLGPIRNVLENPDADLSEFLEECRWWMVARRPPYVAPEDRTIFLTFSKGYYLPESDIREFFIRIFGDFIEVMYMQDVSSDEQPLYARMVCRSSSVIPHIAPPGKKTKYSIYGKQVWAKKYIKRSHESTSDD